From one Amaranthus tricolor cultivar Red isolate AtriRed21 chromosome 17, ASM2621246v1, whole genome shotgun sequence genomic stretch:
- the LOC130804224 gene encoding ATP synthase subunit b', chloroplastic-like — protein MANMLMACSSKSLPTPSIPTTHKPKFSPLENPLLKFPSLQNPLLKNLNFSLLKSAAITAAPLSLSYLLPHPSLAEEIEKASLFDFNLTLPIIMAEFLLLMFALDKIYFTPLGDFMDQRDSAIKEKLADVKDTSSEVKQLEEQANAIMRAARAEISAALNKMKKETQLEVEAKLAEGRKKVESELQEALGSLEKQKEDTIKSLDSQIAALSDEIVKKVLPVS, from the coding sequence ATGGCTAACATGCTAATGGCTTGTTCTTCCAAATCTCTCCCAACTCCATCAATTCCCACAACCCACAAACCCAAATTCTCCCCCCTTGAAAACCCACTTCTCAAATTCCCTTCTCTACAAAACCCACTTCTCAAAAACCTCAACTTCTCTCTCCTCAAATCTGCCGCCATTACAGCTGCTCCACTCTCTCTCTCTTACCTTCTTCCTCACCCTTCTCTTGCTGAAGAAATCGAAAAGGCTTCACTCTTCGATTTCAATCTTACACTCCCAATCATAATGGCTGAATTTCTTCTACTTATGTTCGCTCTTGACAAAATTTACTTTACCCCTTTAGGAGATTTCATGGATCAACGTGATTCCGCCATTAAAGAAAAGCTTGCTGATGTTAAAGACACTTCCTCTGAAGTTAAACAACTTGAAGAACAAGCTAATGCTATCATGCGCGCTGCACGAGCTGAGATTTCTGCTGCTTTGaataagatgaagaaagaaacaCAACTTGAAGTTGAGGCTAAATTAGCTGAAGGTAGAAAAAAAGTTGAATCTGAGCTTCAAGAAGCTTTGGGTAGTTTGGAGAAGCAAAAAGAAGATACAATTAAATCTTTGGATTCCCAAATTGCTGCTCTTAGTGATGAAATTGTTAAGAAGGTTCTTCCTGTTTCttga